A genomic stretch from Campylobacter lari subsp. concheus includes:
- a CDS encoding response regulator transcription factor, with product MLNVILIEDDKDLNELITLRLGQENIKIYSYFDFFDLENFLDTNEIDLIIMDRNLPSGDSVEMIKQLRKKGYMEPVIFLSAKTLQKDILEGFEQGCDDYICKPFDFNELLFRIKAVTKRNKIPKEQISYQDFTLYIDERKLVYHTNTFENLSTLDVELLKCFFNHKNQLLSRQFLSEQVWKNDTTSDKTINTAILRLKQKIPQIKENITSVRSVGYKLC from the coding sequence ATGTTAAATGTTATTTTGATAGAAGATGATAAAGACTTAAACGAATTAATCACACTAAGACTTGGCCAAGAAAATATAAAAATTTATAGTTATTTTGATTTTTTTGACTTAGAAAATTTTCTAGATACAAACGAAATAGACTTAATCATCATGGATAGAAATTTACCAAGTGGCGATAGTGTAGAGATGATAAAACAATTAAGAAAAAAAGGTTATATGGAGCCTGTGATTTTTCTTAGTGCAAAGACTTTACAAAAAGATATTTTAGAAGGCTTTGAGCAAGGCTGTGATGATTATATATGTAAACCTTTTGATTTCAATGAGCTTTTATTTAGAATCAAAGCTGTAACTAAAAGAAATAAAATTCCAAAAGAACAAATTTCTTATCAAGATTTTACCTTATATATTGATGAAAGAAAATTAGTCTATCATACAAATACATTTGAAAATTTATCAACCTTAGATGTAGAATTACTCAAGTGTTTTTTTAATCACAAAAATCAACTTCTAAGTCGTCAATTTTTAAGTGAGCAAGTATGGAAAAATGACACAACAAGCGATAAAACAATCAATACAGCTATTTTAAGATTAAAACAAAAAATTCCACAAATTAAAGAAAATATCACTTCAGTGCGCTCGGTAGGTTATAAATTGTGTTAA
- a CDS encoding sensor histidine kinase, with translation MLKIKIFFLFILGFFCIAFFILFYFFNESYINTTVKNTYEQKLKTLNDVLQFQLLNTLNSNNIKQFAQNTRADFIVKQDDDIFSSLKDYSYFLNHFESNFTHDFYNQKEIYFKAYTYKNYQYIIIVYPKIHSLVQNFWIKNIIIFSFFLLVLVVFYFIVFYFFKNYFQELLLFVKNIKSNTNFILKYNFVYELKNLNLRLLKIKKLLIKQELKNKKQAKKIQTKNTQLSNVISAISHELKNPISVIDLSLQSLKETNDKNMKLFLLEKIHKQSVKINQLTHKLNFVFNLNFDSLNLEKFDLYALSKNLLESFRDDRLKIQGQTSFIKADKFLIEQVIINLIDNALKYSKKEVLIIVENQNFTIIDQGVGIEEKHLKFITKKFYKANSTQNNSFGLGLFLVKKILTLHKSSLKIQSSPQKGSVFSFSIIL, from the coding sequence GTGTTAAAAATAAAAATATTTTTTCTTTTTATACTTGGATTTTTTTGTATTGCTTTTTTTATATTGTTTTATTTTTTCAATGAAAGCTATATCAATACTACAGTAAAAAACACTTATGAACAAAAACTAAAAACACTCAATGATGTTTTACAATTTCAGTTATTAAATACACTAAATTCCAATAACATCAAGCAATTTGCTCAAAATACCAGAGCAGATTTTATCGTTAAACAAGATGATGATATTTTTTCATCATTAAAAGATTATTCTTATTTTCTAAATCACTTTGAGTCTAATTTTACTCATGATTTTTATAATCAAAAAGAAATTTATTTTAAAGCTTATACTTATAAAAACTATCAATACATCATCATTGTATATCCTAAAATACACTCTTTGGTGCAAAATTTTTGGATTAAAAATATAATTATTTTTTCTTTCTTTTTACTTGTACTTGTTGTGTTTTATTTTATTGTGTTTTATTTTTTCAAAAATTATTTTCAAGAATTATTATTGTTTGTTAAAAATATCAAATCAAATACTAATTTTATTTTAAAATATAATTTTGTTTATGAATTAAAAAATTTAAATTTACGCTTATTGAAAATTAAAAAATTACTCATCAAGCAAGAATTAAAAAACAAAAAGCAAGCTAAGAAAATTCAAACCAAAAACACCCAACTAAGCAATGTAATCAGTGCTATATCACATGAGCTTAAAAATCCTATAAGCGTTATAGATTTGAGCTTGCAATCTTTAAAAGAAACCAATGATAAAAATATGAAATTATTTTTACTTGAAAAAATTCACAAACAAAGCGTAAAAATCAACCAACTAACACACAAACTCAATTTTGTTTTTAATCTTAATTTTGATTCTTTAAATTTAGAAAAATTCGACCTATATGCTTTAAGTAAAAATTTATTAGAAAGTTTTAGAGATGATAGGTTGAAAATTCAAGGCCAAACAAGCTTTATTAAAGCGGATAAATTTCTCATAGAACAAGTTATCATTAATCTAATAGACAATGCCTTAAAATACAGCAAAAAAGAGGTGTTAATCATTGTAGAAAATCAAAATTTTACTATCATAGATCAAGGTGTAGGCATAGAAGAAAAACACCTTAAATTTATAACAAAAAAATTCTACAAAGCAAACTCAACACAAAATAACTCTTTTGGACTAGGATTGTTTTTAGTTAAAAAAATACTCACTTTACACAAAAGTTCTTTAAAAATTCAATCTAGCCCACAAAAAGGTAGTGTTTTTTCTTTTAGTATTATTTTATAA
- a CDS encoding S24 family peptidase — MQMNEITDKLKFILQKEGIKNAKDSDVAKMLNINPDTFYSMKFRNSIPYKQILHFLNERNININAFFYEDSLESNTPTLDLNYNVLKYYDVNASMGGGALNDNVSFSEVIIDEKLSDFFGSKDCDIIPCIGDSMEPEIKDDSLCLVDKSKSFKEGGVFAVNTRDGLFIKQIFKSNKGGVYLHSFNLSYADVHYQNGDFLIVGKVVGTISRI, encoded by the coding sequence ATGCAAATGAATGAAATTACTGATAAACTTAAATTTATACTCCAAAAAGAAGGCATAAAAAACGCCAAAGATTCTGATGTAGCTAAAATGCTAAATATTAATCCCGATACTTTTTATAGTATGAAATTTAGAAATTCCATACCTTATAAGCAAATACTTCATTTTTTAAATGAAAGAAATATCAATATCAATGCATTTTTTTATGAAGATTCTCTTGAGAGTAATACTCCAACACTTGATCTAAACTATAATGTCTTAAAATATTATGATGTTAATGCTTCTATGGGAGGTGGAGCTTTAAATGATAATGTTAGTTTTTCAGAAGTGATTATAGATGAAAAACTTAGTGATTTTTTTGGCTCTAAAGATTGTGATATCATCCCATGTATAGGCGATAGCATGGAGCCTGAAATCAAAGATGATTCTTTGTGTTTAGTAGATAAAAGCAAAAGCTTTAAAGAGGGTGGAGTTTTTGCAGTAAACACTCGAGATGGTTTGTTTATCAAACAAATTTTTAAAAGCAATAAAGGCGGAGTTTATCTACACTCTTTTAATCTAAGTTATGCAGATGTTCATTATCAAAATGGTGATTTTTTAATCGTGGGTAAAGTAGTGGGTACTATAAGTAGAATT
- the pstC gene encoding phosphate ABC transporter permease subunit PstC, with translation MIKEKIIKLTLFLCAFVSVVVSFAIMLTILIEALKFFQKESVFTFLFSSQWAADAAFVSADGSSKHGVFGALSLFWGTFYISLIAMLTALPLGVMCAIYLGVFAGKKSKNYLKPILEIIAGIPTVVFGFFAAIVVAPFIVWFFSLFGIKASFQSALGAGFIMGIMIVPIVASLSQDCIEAVSSKRINGAYALGMTKKEVVFAVILPEAMPGIVAACLLGLSRALGETMIVVMAASLRPNLTMNFLEDMTTVTVKIVEALSGDQAFDSSLALSAFSLGLVLFIITLIINIFSVYLINRFHKRKNL, from the coding sequence TTGATAAAAGAAAAAATAATAAAATTAACGCTTTTTCTTTGTGCTTTTGTTAGCGTAGTAGTAAGCTTTGCTATTATGCTAACGATTTTAATCGAAGCTTTAAAATTTTTTCAAAAAGAAAGCGTATTTACTTTTTTGTTTTCAAGTCAGTGGGCAGCAGATGCTGCATTTGTAAGTGCTGATGGAAGTAGTAAGCATGGTGTTTTTGGTGCTTTGAGTTTATTTTGGGGAACTTTTTATATTTCACTAATAGCAATGTTAACAGCCTTACCTTTAGGTGTAATGTGTGCTATTTATCTTGGAGTATTTGCGGGTAAAAAATCTAAAAACTATTTAAAACCTATTTTAGAAATTATAGCAGGAATTCCTACTGTAGTTTTTGGATTTTTCGCAGCCATAGTTGTAGCTCCTTTTATAGTGTGGTTTTTCTCTCTTTTTGGTATCAAAGCTAGTTTTCAAAGTGCTCTGGGTGCAGGTTTTATCATGGGCATTATGATAGTTCCTATAGTGGCTTCACTCTCACAAGATTGCATTGAAGCTGTAAGTTCAAAAAGGATAAATGGAGCTTATGCTTTAGGTATGACTAAAAAAGAAGTCGTATTTGCAGTAATTTTACCAGAAGCAATGCCAGGTATAGTTGCAGCTTGTCTTTTGGGACTTTCAAGAGCTTTGGGTGAAACTATGATTGTTGTTATGGCTGCTTCGTTACGTCCAAATTTAACAATGAATTTCTTAGAAGATATGACAACAGTGACTGTAAAAATAGTAGAAGCATTAAGTGGTGATCAAGCTTTTGATAGCTCTTTGGCTTTAAGTGCATTTTCTTTAGGGCTTGTGCTTTTTATTATCACATTAATCATTAATATCTTTAGCGTTTATTTGATAAATCGCTTCCATAAAAGGAAAAATTTATGA
- the pstA gene encoding phosphate ABC transporter permease PstA, which translates to MKKLFKQRKKASKNFKRFCKIGLYINLIFLCIFLSSVGYLGIGAFKQTYIYAHADRNSPSYELLSRAEQRKIRTGQIKEKSWFLANSEVDQYMKKNYNKLSDEQKKLVDELVQKQEIKLSFNTNFFLNGDSKSPENSGIFASVIGTLLVMLVCMAVSIPIGVGAAIYLEEFAPQNVFTHFIEVCINNLASIPSILFGLLGLGVFINLFGMPRSSALVGGLTLAIMSLPIIIVSTKAALKSVDINMKNAAYALGMTKIQMIKGVMLPLAMPMILTGSILTLAGAIGETAPLMIIGMIAFIPDVANSVFAPTSVLPAQIFSWSAMPERAFLERTAAGIIVLLSLLVILNLAAILLRRYFQGKLK; encoded by the coding sequence ATGAAAAAACTTTTTAAACAAAGAAAAAAAGCTTCAAAAAATTTCAAAAGATTCTGTAAAATAGGGCTTTATATAAACCTTATTTTTCTTTGTATTTTTTTATCAAGTGTAGGGTATCTTGGGATAGGAGCTTTTAAGCAAACTTACATTTATGCCCATGCTGATAGAAATAGCCCTTCATATGAGCTTTTATCGCGCGCTGAACAAAGGAAAATAAGAACGGGTCAAATAAAAGAAAAATCTTGGTTTTTAGCAAATTCTGAAGTTGATCAATATATGAAAAAAAACTACAATAAACTAAGTGATGAGCAAAAAAAATTAGTTGATGAATTAGTTCAAAAGCAAGAAATAAAACTAAGTTTTAACACGAATTTTTTCCTTAATGGAGACTCTAAATCACCTGAAAATTCAGGAATATTTGCTTCTGTGATTGGAACTTTGCTTGTAATGTTAGTATGTATGGCCGTGAGTATTCCAATAGGAGTTGGAGCTGCTATTTATTTAGAAGAATTTGCTCCGCAAAATGTATTTACGCATTTTATAGAAGTATGTATAAATAATTTAGCTAGCATTCCTAGTATTTTATTTGGACTTTTAGGTCTTGGAGTGTTTATTAATCTTTTTGGCATGCCTCGTTCTAGTGCTTTAGTCGGGGGACTTACTTTAGCTATTATGAGTTTGCCTATTATTATTGTTTCAACTAAAGCTGCTTTAAAAAGTGTGGATATTAATATGAAAAATGCTGCATATGCTTTAGGTATGACTAAAATTCAAATGATAAAAGGTGTTATGCTACCTTTGGCAATGCCTATGATTTTAACAGGTTCTATTTTAACTCTAGCAGGAGCTATTGGCGAAACTGCGCCTTTGATGATTATAGGTATGATAGCTTTTATACCTGATGTAGCAAATAGTGTTTTTGCTCCAACAAGTGTTTTGCCTGCTCAAATTTTTTCATGGTCAGCTATGCCAGAGCGTGCATTTTTAGAAAGAACAGCAGCTGGGATTATAGTGCTTTTATCTCTTTTGGTGATTTTAAATTTAGCAGCAATACTTTTAAGAAGATATTTTCAAGGAAAATTAAAATGA
- the ftnA gene encoding non-heme ferritin — MLSKEVVALLNEQINKEMYAANLYLSMSSWCYEHSFDGAGAFLFEHAREESDHARKLITYLNETDSKVELKEVKKPDSDFKSLLDVFEKTFEHEQSITASINNLVDFMLSSKDYSTFNFLQWYVSEQHEEEALFRGIVDKIKLISDNGNGLYMVDQYIKSLINK, encoded by the coding sequence ATGCTTTCAAAAGAAGTAGTGGCTTTATTAAACGAGCAAATCAATAAAGAAATGTATGCGGCAAATTTGTATTTGAGTATGAGTTCATGGTGCTATGAGCATAGTTTTGATGGTGCGGGTGCGTTTTTGTTTGAGCATGCAAGAGAAGAAAGTGATCATGCAAGAAAACTCATCACTTATTTGAATGAAACTGATTCTAAAGTAGAGTTAAAAGAAGTTAAAAAACCTGATAGTGATTTTAAATCATTGCTTGATGTGTTTGAAAAAACCTTTGAACATGAGCAAAGTATCACTGCTTCTATTAACAATCTTGTAGATTTTATGCTTTCAAGTAAAGATTATTCTACTTTTAATTTCTTGCAATGGTATGTAAGCGAACAACACGAAGAAGAAGCGCTTTTTAGAGGTATAGTAGATAAAATCAAACTCATAAGCGATAATGGCAATGGCTTATACATGGTAGATCAATACATCAAAAGCTTAATTAATAAATAA
- a CDS encoding substrate-binding domain-containing protein translates to MKKLLALSVACFVSLEAVELKIAGSSTVYPFTSFVAEEYAVIKNTKTPIVESLGTGGGFKVFCEGVTDISNASRAIKPSEFETCKKSGVSDIVGIMIGYDGIVLAQNKINAPLNISLHELFLALAKEIPQDGKLIPNPYTNWQQINKNLPNRKITIYGPPSSSGTRDSIEELVMVDISKKIPEYKGVYKTIRQDGAFIPSGENDNLIVSKLSVDKEAFGLFGYGFLASNDDKINATYIDGVKADEKNISEGKYKLARSLFIYMNAKKNPEVFEFAKIYMSDDLAKSGAELEKIGLVPLDEKTLKQTQKHIEEKGLLTDELVKAGKVF, encoded by the coding sequence ATGAAAAAACTTTTAGCTTTAAGTGTAGCTTGCTTTGTTAGTTTAGAAGCAGTAGAATTAAAAATAGCAGGCTCATCCACTGTCTACCCTTTTACTTCTTTTGTTGCTGAAGAGTATGCTGTCATAAAAAATACAAAAACACCTATAGTTGAAAGTCTTGGTACAGGTGGTGGTTTTAAAGTTTTTTGCGAGGGTGTTACTGATATTTCTAATGCTTCAAGAGCAATTAAGCCAAGTGAATTTGAAACTTGTAAAAAATCAGGTGTGAGTGATATAGTCGGGATTATGATAGGTTATGATGGTATAGTTTTAGCTCAAAATAAAATCAATGCCCCGTTAAATATAAGCTTACATGAGTTATTTTTAGCTTTGGCTAAAGAAATTCCACAAGATGGAAAATTAATCCCAAATCCTTACACAAATTGGCAACAAATCAATAAAAATCTACCAAATAGAAAAATTACAATCTATGGCCCTCCATCAAGTTCAGGAACAAGAGATAGTATAGAAGAGCTTGTAATGGTAGATATTTCTAAAAAAATTCCTGAATACAAAGGTGTATATAAAACTATACGCCAAGATGGAGCATTTATACCAAGTGGAGAAAATGATAATTTAATTGTTTCAAAACTTTCTGTTGATAAGGAAGCTTTTGGACTTTTTGGATATGGATTTTTAGCTAGTAATGATGATAAAATTAATGCTACTTACATTGATGGTGTAAAAGCTGATGAAAAAAATATATCTGAGGGAAAATATAAATTAGCTCGTTCTTTATTTATATATATGAATGCTAAGAAAAATCCAGAAGTATTTGAATTTGCAAAAATTTATATGAGCGATGATTTAGCTAAGAGTGGGGCAGAATTAGAAAAAATAGGATTAGTTCCTTTGGATGAAAAAACTTTAAAACAAACCCAAAAACATATAGAAGAAAAAGGGTTATTAACTGATGAGCTTGTTAAAGCAGGGAAAGTTTTTTGA